From the genome of Triticum aestivum cultivar Chinese Spring chromosome 3B, IWGSC CS RefSeq v2.1, whole genome shotgun sequence, one region includes:
- the LOC123071692 gene encoding probable methyltransferase PMT19, whose product MSTPTPRRRPSRPARPTPPTTPPATNLPPASATAPRTLRRLILRTRPRTRRLTLRPRLRTVASPPPPGYHPPPPWPARRERARYANTDLPPLTVAKLAASQDPVHARGEWLVFPKGAGNYVEQLERVVPLRGGAVRTALDIGCGVASFGDYLLSYGVLTMSIAPRERHDAHVQFALERGLPAMIGALSAHRLPYPSRSFDMVHCADCHVSWTAHDGLYMLEIDRLLRPGGYWVMSSPPISWKSPYKGPNKTIENLDGEQLATEDTANKLCWEKVSDKGTVSVWRKPINHLHCAQEAEFLKSPPLCTEDDPDSAWYVNISMCRTHLPRVELVGDVAGRRVEKWPQRLAAVPPRIANGEIKGMSIQAYKHDCSVWRRRVELYGTYLKDLSHRSYRNVMDMNAGFGSFAAAMLKYPVWVMNVVPANITDNNTLGIIYERGLIGTYMDWCEAFSTYPRTYDLIHANGVFSLYIDKCGTLDILVEMDRILRPGGAAVIRDAADVVLKVKEAADRLQWRSRVVNMEDEGPDPQKLLIVDNSLRLPGS is encoded by the exons ATGAGCACCCCcaccccccgccgccgcccgtcccgcccTGCCCGCCCAACGCCTCCCACCACACCCCCTGCCACGAACCTCCCTCCGGCGAGCGCCACTGCCCCCCGCACCCTCCGCCGCCTCATCCTCCGCACCCGCCCGAGGACCCGCCGCCTCACCCTCCGCCCCCGCCTCCGCACTGTCGCGTCCCCCCCGCCCCCCGGGTACCACCCGCCCCCGCCGTGGCCCGCGCGGCGGGAGCGCGCGCGGTATGCCAACACGGATCTGCCACCACTCACCGTCGCCAAGCTGGCCGCCTCTCAGGACCCCGTGCACGCGCGCGGGGAGTGGCTGGTGTTCCCCAAGGGGGCGGGGAATTACGTCGAGCAGCTTGAGCGCGTGGTGCCGCTCCGCGGCGGCGCGGTGCGAACGGCGCTCGACATCGGTTGCGGA GTTGCGAGCTTTGGGGACTACCTGTTGAGCTATGGCGTCCTGACCATGTCCATTGCTCCAAGGGAGAGACACGATGCGCATGTCCAGTTCGCCTTGGAGCGTGGACTGCCCGCGATGATTGGAGCGCTCAGCGCTCACAGGCTGCCTTATCCTTCGAGGTCCTTCGACATGGTGCACTGCGCTGACTGCCATGTTTCATGGACTGCTCATG ATGGTCTGTATATGCTGGAAATTGACCGTCTTCTCAGACCTGGTGGGTATTGGGTTATGTCTAGTCCACCCATCAGCTGGAAATCACCCTACAAGGGCCCCAACAAAACAATCGAGAACCTTGATGGTGAACAGTTAGCTACAGAAGATACTGCAAATAAGCTTTGTTGGGAAAAGGTGTCAGATAAGGGCACAGTTTCTGTTTGGAGAAAGCCTATTAATCATCTCCATTGTGCCCAGGAAGCAGAGTTCTTGAAATCACCACCACTCTGTACAGAAGATGACCCAGATAGTGCTTG GTATGTAAATATTTCGATGTGTAGAACTCATCTTCCAAGAGTGGAACTTGTTGGTGATGTTGCTGGCCGCCGCGTGGAGAAATGGCCTCAAAGACTTGCTGCAGTGCCACCAAGAATAGCCAATGGGGAAATTAAGGGGATGTCCATCCAGGCATACAAACATGACTGTTCAGTTTGGAGGAGAAGAGTTGAACTCTATGGAACATATTTGAAAGATTTATCTCATAGGAGTTACAGAAATGTCATGGACATGAATGCTGGTTTTGGTAGCTTTGCCGCTGCCATGTTGAAATACCCTGTTTGGGTCATGAACGTGGTTCCTGCAAATATAACAGACAATAACACCCTTGGTATCATCTATGAGCGCGGCCTGATTGGAACATACATGGACTG GTGTGAAGCTTTCTCTACTTATCCACGTACATATGATCTGATACATGCTAATGGAGTATTCAGCTTGTATATCGACAA GTGTGGTACCCTTGACATACTGGTCGAGATGGACCGAATTCTCCGGCCAGGGGGCGCGGCAGTAATCCGGGATGCAGCTGATGTTGTTCTGAAAGTGAAGGAGGCTGCTGATCGCCTGCAATGGCGCAGCCGGGTTGTCAACATGGAGGATGAGGGCCCAGATCCTCAGAAGCTTCTCATCGTGGACAATTCGCTCCGACTGCCAGGGAGCTAG